A window of Mercenaria mercenaria strain notata chromosome 16, MADL_Memer_1, whole genome shotgun sequence contains these coding sequences:
- the LOC123540728 gene encoding L-glyceraldehyde 3-phosphate reductase-like yields MTVTCVSKIIVTGKTVSQVALRWLLQKEVVSAVVIGCTSIQQLEDNIGASGGWEISADEMKELEAAAPLSISYPYDLLRGLTMSGRINKYI; encoded by the exons ATGACCGTGACATGCGTTTCTAAAATAATTGTTACAGGTAAAACCGTTTCCCAGGTAGCTCTAAGATGGCTCTTACAAAAGGAAGTTGTATCTGCTGTCGTAATCGGCTGTACATCTATACAGCAACTGGAAGACAATATTGGCGCGTCAGGAGGTTGGGAAATCTCGGCAGATGAG atgaaAGAACTAGAGGCGGCTGCTCCATTGTCAATATCTTACCCTTACGACCTGCTCAGGGGACTAACTATGTCCGGaagaataaacaaatatatttga